Proteins encoded together in one Ipomoea triloba cultivar NCNSP0323 chromosome 4, ASM357664v1 window:
- the LOC116015169 gene encoding uncharacterized protein LOC116015169: MMEKLSVEERKALRGSKFAPLPSAPPPRVQPRLAHPGGAIKTNKAAALAKFLERKLQEPNGLASVDPRLVELAVKNAQETVQSSGTSSSGRTVHHVESFVDSEDSTGGEGIKVYVPKKKQSKKQKKEWNKMIRKESKNKKQKKQKL, translated from the exons ATGATGGAAAAATTGAGCGTAGAAGAAAGAAAGGCTCTTCGAGGAAGCAAATTCGCTCCTCTTCCATCTGCCCCTCCACCTCGTGTTCAACCCAG GCTGGCTCATCCGGGGGGAGCTATAAAGACGAACAAGGCTGCAGCTTTGGCGAAATTCCTCGAGAGGAAATTGCAGGAGCCGAATGGATTGGCCTCTGTTGATCCAAGACTCGTGGAACTCGCAGTGAAAAATGCTCAAGAGACTGTTCAATCAA GTGGAACATCTAGTTCAGGAAGAACAGTTCATCATGTGGAATCTTTTGTTGATTCTGAG GATTCTACCGGTGGGGAGGGGATAAAAGTTTATGTGCCTAAAAAAAAGCAGAGTAAGAAGCAAAAGAAGGAGTGGAACAAGATGataagaaaagaaagtaaaaacaaaaaacagaag aAGCAGAAGCTATGA